The proteins below are encoded in one region of Lactuca sativa cultivar Salinas chromosome 3, Lsat_Salinas_v11, whole genome shotgun sequence:
- the LOC111917161 gene encoding pectinesterase, whose translation MDDGSRKFTIIGIAVILLIMAVSGAVGVVKIYNKANEREEHKVTTSNKAVESLCQHTDYRKSCRKSLANANDTDEPQELMKIAFSSAINEIEHAINKSSTLQAVAKDPRATQALEMCKSLLTTSIDDLKRSLKKLDNFDISKMEEYLADLKVWLSGSLTYQETCLEGFTNTTGDVGEKMKKILKLGGKLTSNSLAMVNSVDEYLGEVQLTSMGSRRLLDKGLNDDHHAYAWWTKGYKRLLIDVDWKALKPNVIVAQDGSGTFKTIMEAIKKVPNNNTQPFIIRIKQGVYKEYVDIPRLVNNVIFIGEGHNRTRIIGNKSYDEGEATFYTATVAVNGDGFMAKGIGFENTAGPMKHQAVALRISGDMAIIHNCAMYGYQDTLYAHAYRQFYRQCTITGTVDFVFGNAAAVFQDCKMIVRKPSLNNECVVTAQGRKDRSSQGGLILQNCTITGDHDYLATNPRPITYLGRPWKLYSRTIIMQSFIDGIIAPQGWAPWAGTFGLDTCYYGEFNNRGPGSNTTHRVRWKGIKKITPEEAARYTPGKYIQGDLWIKATGVPYTSGMMNV comes from the exons ATGGACGACGGAAGCAGAAAGTTCACCATTATCGGGATTGCAGTCATCCTATTAATAATGGCGGTGAGCGGAGCAGTTGGTGTTGTTAAAATATACAACAAAGCCAACGAGAGGGAGGAACACAAGGTTACAACCAGCAACAAGGCGGTAGAATCTCTTTGCCAACATACAGATTACAGGAAATCGTGTCGAAAGAGTCTTGCCAATGCAAACGACACAGATGAGCCTCAAGAGCTCATGAAGATAGCTTTTAGTTCTGCGATAAATGAGATTGAGCACGCCATTAATAAGTCATCTACTCTTCAAGCAGTGGCCAAGGACCCTAGAGCTACTCAAGCATTAGAGATGTGTAAATCGCTTCTCACTACCTCCATTGATGACCTCAAAAGATCGTTGAAAAAGCTTGACAACTTTGATATTTCAAAGATGGAGGAATATCTTGCAGACCTTAAGGTGTGGCTCAGTGGTTCTTTAACGTACCAAGAGACTTGTCTAGAAGGGTTCACGAACACGACTGGTGATGTTGGCGAGAAAATGAAGAAGATATTGAAATTGGGTGGGAAGCTCACGAGCAATAGTCTCGCGATGGTGAATAGTGTTGATGAATATCTTGGGGAGGTCCAGTTAACGTCCATGGGTAGCCGTAGGCTTCTGGATAAAGGTCTGAACGATGATCATCATGCATATGCATGGTGGACGAAAGGCTATAAACGGTTGCTGATTGATGTTGATTGGAAAGCGTTGAAGCCTAATGTGATTGTGGCTCAGGATGGGTCTGGAACGTTTAAGACCATCATGGAAGCGATTAAGAAGGTTCCCAACAACAACACGCAGCCATTTATTATACGGATCAAGCAAGGTGTTTACAAGGAGTATGTCGACATTCCTAGGCTTGTTAACAATGTCATCTTCATCGGTGAAGGTCATAATAGAACTAGAATCATTGGAAACAAGAGTTACGACGAGGGAGAAGCAACTTTTTACACCGCTACCGTTG CTGTGAATGGTGATGGGTTCATGGCGAAGGGCATAGGGTTTGAGAACACGGCGGGGCCAATGAAGCATCAGGCGGTGGCCTTGCGTATCTCCGGCGATATGGCCATCATCCACAACTGCGCCATGTACGGATACCAAGACACCCTTTATGCCCACGCTTATCGCCAGTTTTATAGGCAATGCACCATCACAGGAACAGTAGACTTCGTCTTTGGAAACGCAGCGGCTGTCTTCCAAGATTGCAAGATGATTGTCAGGAAGCCGTCACTTAACAACGAGTGCGTTGTGACAGCTCAGGGGCGGAAGGACCGCAGCTCACAAGGTGGCCTGATTCTCCAAAACTGCACCATCACCGGCGATCATGACTACTTGGCTACCAACCCAAGGCCAATAACTTACCTCGGTCGTCCATGGAAATTGTACTCCAGAACCATCATCATGCAGTCATTCATCGACGGGATTATTGCCCCTCAAGGGTGGGCCCCATGGGCCGGGACGTTTGGGCTTGATACATGTTATTATGGTGAGTTTAACAATAGAGGACCAGGGTCTAACACAACCCACAGGGTAAGATGGAAGGGTATCAAGAAGATAACTCCAGAGGAGGCTGCTCGTTACACCCCGGGGAAATACATACAAGGAGATCTATGGATAAAGGCAACTGGTGTCCCTTATACTTCCGGCATGATGAATGTCTAA